The Cyanobacteriota bacterium genomic sequence AGATATTTGGCTGTCATGCAGCACCATGCGCGACACCCGTTGGTTGTTCCATTGAGCAGGCATCGCTGCAAATTCTCGACCTAGGGCGATCGGCAGCATTAGCACTGGTGATCGCCGGGTGCCATCAGCAGGCTCATCCCAGGTCAGTTGCAGTCTCAACAGGTCACTCATGGCATAATCACGCTGGCAGCAGATGCTAGGGAGGTGCCACACCAAGGACAACCTAGCTCTAGGCGATCGTAGTCACATATCTGTTGACAGCGGGGACATTGCAGTCCGTAGGCCACAACAGCAGGTAGCGCCACATGACAAGCTTGCACTACCAGCAGCAAATCACCCAGCAGCAGGCGATCGCCTGTGGCTAGGGCAACTTCCGCTTGGGTCACGACTTGCCCATTCACCATGGGTGGATTGCTAGGCCGCAAGTTCCGCAATACAAACCGCTGTTGCTGAGGTTGAAACCCAATGTCCACATGCAAACCCGATACTGTGGGATGACTTAACACCACTTGGCAACGACTAGGATCCCGACCAAGGCGAACTGTACCCATTTGATCAGTTATCTGCCAACTTTTGACCTGCCCGGCTTCTGTCCATACTAAAGTGAGGTAATTCATGGGGTTAACTCTGGAGTAGAGAATGGATCACGCCAAAAGACGATCGTCGGGTTAATGGGTTGCAGTTGTGTGCCTGGGAAGTAAAAGCTAAGGATGCGATCGCTAGACCAACCCAATTCACCTAGACGATAGGATCCAGTTTGGCTCAGCCCTACACCATGTCCCAATCCTCCCCCGGTGAAGACAAAGCCCCTCAGAGTTTTATCGGCACCGTAGAGTGGATCTACGTGGAACAGCAGGCTATTGGGTTCGTACAGAGCATTGAGAATATTGTCTTTGTGCAAATCGAAGCTGCTCCGGTCAGTAGTGACGGTAATGCGTTGCACTCGTCCAGAAGCCGCCCGTTCTGTTACCCGCAGTTGGCGAATAGTGGTGAAATTAGCATGGGGACTGCCAATACTCTGCAAATAGCGCTTGAGAAAAGCATTGACATCCGGTAAGTACCCCGTGGCTTGCCAGCGAAAGTTATGCCAGCCAACTTCATTAAAGCCCTGCCGCAGCTTGATAAAGGCACGAAAGTTTTGCTCATTCGACAAGGGACGATTGGCAAGATCCCAGACAGGGTTGACGGCATCGACAACAGCCCGCAGATAGGGTCGAGGGGAACCGTTCCACACATCGGTGAAGGAGGCAGTGACTCCTCCTGTGGTGGAAGAATAGAGGGCATCCACCAGTTCGTTGCGAAAGGTCAGCACTAGGCCACGGGTAGCCGCGATCGCCCGATCAGTCTTGGGATGAGCACCCTTTAACCCCCAATACACTTGGCACTGAGTATCGGCACAGAGTTCATAGTCATCAATAGCGAAACGACGCAGATTGCGCAGGGCATAGGTACGGGCAAGGATGGCCTGGGCTTCGATCGTTGCCGGTGGCGCTGCTAGGCCGATCTCGTGGGGAACCACACCCCGCAAGTAGGCTTCTAAGGGCACATGGTTCACCAAGGTGTAGGTACCATAGGCATTGGGCTGAATCTCAAGCTTACCGGGATAGAGGCGCTGCACGTGTTCATCCGTGTGTTGATCCACCTGAA encodes the following:
- a CDS encoding FHA domain-containing protein; the protein is MSDLLRLQLTWDEPADGTRRSPVLMLPIALGREFAAMPAQWNNQRVSRMVLHDSQISQFHALIECVDGAIVITDQGSRLGMLVNGTRQQRVIL
- a CDS encoding FHA domain-containing protein; the protein is MNYLTLVWTEAGQVKSWQITDQMGTVRLGRDPSRCQVVLSHPTVSGLHVDIGFQPQQQRFVLRNLRPSNPPMVNGQVVTQAEVALATGDRLLLGDLLLVVQACHVALPAVVAYGLQCPRCQQICDYDRLELGCPWCGTSLASAASVIMP
- a CDS encoding SpoIID/LytB domain-containing protein, which codes for RDVYNTPLLRRLLVQSVKNQGADTVRIETNVKSALLKASIVVNGFRYTRDRVEITAGKQVIQVDQHTDEHVQRLYPGKLEIQPNAYGTYTLVNHVPLEAYLRGVVPHEIGLAAPPATIEAQAILARTYALRNLRRFAIDDYELCADTQCQVYWGLKGAHPKTDRAIAATRGLVLTFRNELVDALYSSTTGGVTASFTDVWNGSPRPYLRAVVDAVNPVWDLANRPLSNEQNFRAFIKLRQGFNEVGWHNFRWQATGYLPDVNAFLKRYLQSIGSPHANFTTIRQLRVTERAASGRVQRITVTTDRSSFDLHKDNILNALYEPNSLLFHVDPLYGADKTLRGFVFTGGGLGHGVGLSQTGSYRLGELGWSSDRILSFYFPGTQLQPINPTIVFWRDPFSTPELTP